In the Candidatus Kapaibacterium sp. genome, CCTGGTCGTACGAATGCCCTAGCCATTGGGGATCGAGGCGGCGGGAATCAACACAGGTCACAATAGCATGGATGCCGACTTCGAGAACCTCCCGAGCCAGCAGGTCGCTCGGTTCACCCCAAAGCGGGAAGAGTAGCTCCACTGCCAGCGGTGCTAGGATCTGCTCGCGGTACCGTCGTACGTCCTCCAGGAAGATGTCCCCAAAGGCAATTGCTCGACAGCCGAGACTACGCAAGAGTGTGCGAAAGCGACGAGCATAGAGTTCGTTAGTGGGCTGCTGCCGGAAACGCAGGAGCTGGAGTGGGAGACCCAGTGCTTGCGCCTGCTGCAGGAGTGTGGATGCTAG is a window encoding:
- a CDS encoding adenine nucleotide alpha hydrolase, producing the protein MMLSAGIWIAWSGGKDSALTLLRLRQQRQPIAGLISTLIGNPSTVAFHGILASTLLQQAQALGLPLQLLRFRQQPTNELYARRFRTLLRSLGCRAIAFGDIFLEDVRRYREQILAPLAVELLFPLWGEPSDLLAREVLEVGIHAIVTCVDSRRLDPQWLGHSYDQAFLDALPPSVDPCGERGEFHTCVLSMPGFSSCLTLVSWKPTVWIEHWHGWLIQTESAPA